The Myxococcales bacterium genome includes the window GCCGCTGCTTTATGAGGTCGCGAATGCGCGCCAGCTCGTCGGCCGATAACGGCCGGTCAAAGCCGGTGTAGAGCTGCATCTTATTGCAACCCAGGCCATGCGCGACGAGCAACTGCGCCTCCAGGCGCGGCGTCTCGAGCCCGGCGTCGCCAAAGCGCTTGCTCGTCCAATCGAGCACCGCCAATGTCGTCCACGGCTCGCTCATCGCGGCGCCTGGCGCGCCAAAACCGCGTTGATGCGGTCGATGCCGACGGCTAAGCGGCGCGCGTCGACGGCGGTGAAGCACAGGCGCGCAAACCCGGCGTAGGCCGCGCCAAATGCCGAGCCTGGCGCGAGCATGACGCCCGCCTCGGCAAAATTTTCGAGCACGTTCATGCCGTCCTGCCCTGCGCACCACGGCCTAAGATCGAGAAAGAGATAGGTGCTGCCGTGAGGCAATCGACTCGGGACCGATAACGTTGCCGCCGCGGCGTGGGCCGCCGCGAGGTATTCTTCACGCGCCTGCGCGAGGAATTCGTCGCCCGCGCGCATCGCGGCCAAGGCGGCGCGCTGCAGCGCCTGCGGCACGTTGTAGACCGTGTAATTTGAGATCTTCCGCAACGCCGCGATGACGTCATCTGGGCCCACCACATAGCCCAGTCGCAGGCCCGCCATGCCGTAGCTCTTTGAAAACGAAAACACGGTGAGCGTGCGCGCGGCCGCCTCGGGCAGCGAGCCGATGCTCACGTGCTGGCCGCGATACACATAGTGCTCATAGACCTCGTCGGCCAAGATCCAAAGTTGATGCGCCTGAGCGAACTGCGCGATTTGGCGCAGCTGCGCTTCGTCGTAGACATAGCCGTCGGGGTTATTCGGCGTCCCGAGATAAATCGCCTTGGTGCGCGGCGACAGCCCCGAGGCGAGCCGCGCGGCGATAGCGTCGTCACCGCTCAATTCCCCGGCGAGCAAGGCCTGCGAGACATCGACTTCCACGGGCACCACCTGATGCGCCTGCGCGATGCCACTAATGAGCGGCCAATGCGGCGACAGCACGAGCAACTCGTCGCCCGGATTGAGCAAGGTCGCGACCGCGCACGACAAGCCATGCGTGGCGCCGCACGTAACCTGCACGCCCGCCGACGAAATCTGCAGCTTATTTTGCTGCCTCACTTTTTCGGCGATGGCGTCAATTAGTGGCGGCCAACCCGCGGGGGCCGCATAGGCATAGAGCTCTCGCGCCTGCGCCTCGG containing:
- a CDS encoding pyridoxal phosphate-dependent aminotransferase, which gives rise to MPSLPPLSLAAASLPPSIFSRLYERLARFSGDAISLQIGDTYRDPPLAARLGQQGFTAADAAEAQARELYAYAAPAGWPPLIDAIAEKVRQQNKLQISSAGVQVTCGATHGLSCAVATLLNPGDELLVLSPHWPLISGIAQAHQVVPVEVDVSQALLAGELSGDDAIAARLASGLSPRTKAIYLGTPNNPDGYVYDEAQLRQIAQFAQAHQLWILADEVYEHYVYRGQHVSIGSLPEAAARTLTVFSFSKSYGMAGLRLGYVVGPDDVIAALRKISNYTVYNVPQALQRAALAAMRAGDEFLAQAREEYLAAAHAAAATLSVPSRLPHGSTYLFLDLRPWCAGQDGMNVLENFAEAGVMLAPGSAFGAAYAGFARLCFTAVDARRLAVGIDRINAVLARQAPR